TGTACATCGGGCCATACGACAAGGTTGGCCCGGTGTACGAGCAGTTGATGAAATGGGTTGATGAGAACGGGTATGTCGTTGCCGGGCCGTGCATGGAGTTCTATCTGTCTGATCCATCCAAGACCCCGGCCGAGTCGCTCAAGACCGAAATCACCTGCATCGTCAAACCCAAGGCTGAAGAAGGACAGAAGTAGGTCAACGGACAGATTCCGAGCGGGGCGACCAGAAGGTCGCCCCGCTAGTAGCCTAAGCCGGTTTCGCCAGGTTCAGAACCAGCCGGAATCAACAACCCGCGGCCGACCGGCCCGGGTCTCGCACGAAGTCCTCCCTGGACAAGTTTGTTCGGAGCTCGCCGCTACGCTGACTTGCGGTCATATTCACAGCTACGTCCTCCAGAGGTTGACAAGTGCTGGATTTTGGGTATCCTTGCATCCGGAGGAAGTAAGAATGCCTATAGCGAAAGAGAAGAAGGAACAACTGATTCATCTCCATCAGTTGCACGATACCGATACTGGCTCGCCCGAGGTTCAGATTGCGATTCTGAGCGAGCGGATAAACCTGTTGAGTGAGCACCTGAAGGTGCACAAGAAGGACAAGCACTCCCGCCGCGGGCTCATCAAGATGGTCAACGAACGCCGGCGGCACCTAAACTACCTTTCCGAGCACCATAAGAGCCGCTACAAGAAAATTGTTGATGAACTAGGGTTGAGGGGTTAGACCTTGACCCGCGTCGAGAAACAAGTCTGCGGCCGCAACCTGTCATTAGAGTTCGGCCGTGTTGCCCGACAGTCTGACGGTGGGGTATTGGCGCGCTACGGTGATTCAGTCATTCTTGCCAGTGCCGTGTACCGGAAGGACCCGATCGAGTCCTATCAGGACTTCTTCCCTTTGACCGTTGACTATCGCGAGCTGGCCTACGCCGCCGGGAAAATCCCCGGCGGTTTCTTCAAGCGCGAAGGCCGGCCCCGCGACAAGGAAACGCTTACCTGCCGTCTCATTGACCGACCGATCAGACCGCTCTTCCCAGACAACTTCCGCAACGAAACCCAGATTGTCGCCTTTCTGCTCTCAACTGACCTTGAGAACGAGAGCGACCTCTTGGGACTCATTGCTGCCTCAGCCGCACTGACCGTCTCAGAAATTCCATTCCTCGGGCCAATTGGTGCCTGCCGTGTCGGCAAGTTCGGAAACGAGTTCGTTCTCAATCCGCCGATGACAAGAGAGGACGAGGCCGACATGTGGATGATGTACGTCGGTATCGGTGACCTGGTGATGACCATTGCCGGACAGGCCAGAGAAGCTAGTCCTGAGGATATTGACCGGGGCTGGGACCTGGCGGCACCGGTCATCCGTGAGACTATTGACCTTCAGCTTGAGCTTCAGCGACAGGTCGGCAAGCCCAAGCTCAGGACCGATCAGCCGCTGGTCGCGCCCGAGCTTGAGGCCGAAGTCCGCAAGCGTGCCGCAGACGGAGTCAGGGCCGCCAATAACATCCAGGACAAGCTCCAGCGCGGAAATGCCCGCACCGAACTGGTTCGCAAGCTGGTCGCCGACCTTGCCGAGACTTTTCCCGAATCCGAAGCCGCAATCAAGGGCGTGACGGACGCAATGTTCGGTGAAGACATGCGGCGCCGAATACTTGATACCGGCATCCGGCTTGACGGCAGAAAGGAAGGTGAGATTCGGCCGATTGAATGCGCAGTCTCGGTCCTGCCCCGGACCCACGGCTCGGCGCTCTTTACCCGAGGCCAGACTCAGTCCCTTGCCGCGACTACGCTCGGCACCAAGCAGGACGAACAGGTCGTGGACGACGTCGAGCTTGAGATGGAGGAGAAGAAGCGGTTCATGCTCCACTACAACTTCCCGCCCTTCTCGGTCGGCGAGGTCAAGTTCCTACGCGGACCGGGCCGCCGGGACATTGGCCACGGTGATTTGGCTGAACGTGCCCTCGCTGCTGTCATTCCGCCCGAGGAGAACTTCCCCTACACCATCCGGGTGGTTTCGGACATTCTCGAATCGAACGGCAGTTCCTCGATGGCCTCGGTCTGCGCCGGCTCGCTTTCGCTGATGGACGCGGGGGTGCCGGTCCGGGCCGCAGTTGCCGGCATGGCAATGGGCCTGATTGTGGACGGCGACATCGCCCGGGGTGCAAAGTACTCCCTCGTCACCGACATTATTGGTGACGAGGACCATTATGGCTACATGGACTTCAAGGTGGCCGGCACCCGCAAGGGCATCACTGCGATACAACTCGACCTGAAACTGCCCGGAGTCCCCTACTCAGTGCTTGCTGAAGGCATCCGCCGCGCGACTACAGCTCGCCTGAAAGTGCTCGACATAATGGACCAGACCCTGGCTCAACCCCGTCCTGAGATATCACGGCTTGCCCCGCGCATCGTATTCCTTAAGATCGACCGCGAGAAGATCGGCACGGTCATCGGTCCGGGCGGCAAGACCATCCGCAAGATTACTGATGAGACTGGCTGCACCATTGACATCGAGGACGACGGTACCGTGACTATTGCCTCGAACAAGGTCGAGGCTCTCGAACGGGCCCAGGCCTGGGTCGAATCGCTCGTAGCTGAGGTCGAAGTCGGCAAACTCTATCTGGGCACGGTGACGAGAATCATGAACTTCGGCGCCTTCGTTGAGATACTGCCGGGCAAAGAAGGAATGGTCCACATTTCCCAGCTCGCACCGACGCGGGTCCGCGCCGTCGAAGACGCGGTCCGAGTCGGCGACAAGGTCTGGGTCAAGGTTGTAGAAATTGACGACCTTGGCCGGATCAACCTGTCACGCAAGAAGGCAATGGAAGAACGGGGCGAGATTCCACCTTCAGACGACTCAGGGATTGCGGTCCGGCCCGAACGTCGCAACCATTCGCGGGACAGCGATCGCGACCATAGCCGGCGCCGTTCCCGGGAACGGCGCTAGAAGAACGCTTGGCCTTTGGGCGCTCCCGAGTTTGCAACCGACGGCATCCGAACCACAGTGCTGTCAAATGGACTTCTGCTCATTACCGAACAGTTGCCCCATGTCCACTCGGTCTGCCTCGGGCTTGCGTTCCGGATCGGCAGCCGGGATGACCCTAAGGACCTTGTCGGTCTTTGCCACCTCAACGAGCATATGGTGTTCAAGGGCACGGACCGGCTGTCCGCGCGCGACATATCCTATGCGGCGGAATCGCTCGGCGCGGAGCTGAACGCTTTCACCGACAAGGAAACGACCTGCTTCTACGGCCGGTTCCCGTCCGACCAGCAGGTTCCGGTCACTGAACTTCTGTGTGATATCGTTGCGCGACCGGCCTTCAACCAGCTTGAACTGGAAAAGGAGAAAGGCGTAATCGCCGAGGAAATCCGGAGCGCGGACGAAGACCCGGACTCAAAAACATTCAACCTGACTTTTCAGGCATTCTACCAGAACCATCCGATGGGTTGGCCAATAAGCGGTACTTTGGATTCGCTTGCCAGAGCCGAACCCGAGTTTCTACGCCGGGTCTATGCCGAACGATACCATGTTGGTACCGGGCTTGCAGTTGCGGTTGGCGAAGTCCGGACCGACGAACTGGCTCAGTGCATCGAACGCACACTTGGCCACTGGCCCAGGTTTGCGCCTCCGGTCCGGACAAGACCGGTTCCAGCTCCGGCCGGCGAGATGGTTGAAACCCGCCGCGACCTGAGCCAGGTGTACATCTGCCTCGCAGTACCGGCATTCCCTTTTGCCGACCTGAGACGTCACGCATTGGCCATCTTCAACACCGCATTCGGCGGCGGACTATCGTCCCGTCTGTTCCAACGCTTGCGCGAAACCGAAGGTTTGGTATATTCGGTGTCTAGCTTTGCCGAGCTCTTTGAAGATTCCGGGTTCATAGGTGTGTATTTCGTGGCCGAGGCAAGTAAGCTAACCCGCTGCCTTGAGGTCATCACCGACGAACTTGAGCGGCTGCGCCGTCACCGGTTCGGGTCGGACGAAATCGAACGCGCCCTTATCATGACCCGAAGCTCGATTCTCTTGGCTTTGGAAAGCCCGACCAGCCGGATGCTGCGACTGGCCAGAAGCCAGCAACTATTGGGACAGGTGCAGCCACTGGACGAGGCACTTGCATGTCTCGACCGGGTGAAGCATGCGGAAATAAACGACTTGGCGGACCAACTGTTCAGCGCCCCGGGCTTCTGCGTCGGTGCGGTCGGCCCGATTGAACCGGTCGAACTGCGCCGACTGCTGCCACGCTAACGAGCCGGCCTGGTCCGGGTACGAAAGAAAGGAGACGTATGCCAGGGAAGGTGACAATTTCCGAACGGGGGCGGCTGATGCCGGCCTCGCCCATCCGCAAGCTCGTGCCCTATGCCGACCGTGCCCGCTCACGCGGCGTCAAAGTATATCACCTGAACATCGGCCAGCCGGATGTGGAAACCCCGGCTGAGATGCTGGCCGCCTATCGCGGGCTTGACCTGAAAGTCATCGGTTATGGCCCGTCCAACGGCCTTACCGCCTATCTCGATGGCCTGGTCCACTACTACGCCGGCGTCGGAATCACGGTCGAAACGAAGGATATCCTGGTCACGGTCGGTGGCAGCGAAGCGATTGCCTTCGTCTATGGTGCCATCACCGACCCCGGAGATGAGGTTCTCGTACCCGAACCGTTCTACACCAACTACGCTGGGTACGCATGCATGAGTAGTATCCAGCTTGTGCCGGTGACCTGCCGGGCCGAAGATGGATTCCACCTACCGCCAGGCCGGGAGATCGAATCAAGACTGACTGAGCGTACCCGGGCCATCCTCGTGTCCAACCCGGGCAACCCGACCGGTGTCGTTTACACAGCCGATGAGATGGCGATGCTCGCGCGGCTCTGCCTTGAGCGGAACCTCTACCTTGTCGCCGACGAAGTGTACCGCGAGTTCATCTACGACCCCGGCGTCAAGCACCACAGCGTGATGAACCTTGCTGGCCTCGAGGACCGTGCAATTATGGTTGACTCGGTGTCCAAACGCTACTCAGCGTGTGGTGCCCGAGTCGGGTGTATCGTCTCCCGTAACCACGACCTGATGCAGACAGTCCTTAAGTTCGGCCAGGCCCGGCTCTGCCCACCGACAGTTGACCAGCTTGCCGCGCTGGCCGCGCTGTCCACGCCGGCTTCGTACTTTGCCGCGGTGCGGGATGAATACCGCCGCAGGCGCGACCTGGTATGCGACGCCTTGTGTGCCATGCCAGGAGTACTATGCCAGCGGCCGGCCGGAGCCTTTTACGTCGTTGCCCGTCTGCCGGTAGACGATGCCGAGCAGTTTGCCATCTTCATGCTTGACGAGTTTCAGGAGAACAACGAGACCGTGATGGTCGCACCAGCAAACGGGTTCTACGCCACCAAAGGTGCGGGCCAGAATGAAGTCCGCATCGCCTATGTCCTGAACTGCGATGACCTCGCACGCGCGATGAGTCTCCTGGCCCACGGCATAGAAGCGTACAACAGAAGGAAATGACCGCTGGTCCCATTGAGCAGCGCACCCAGCTCGAACCTGTCCAAGCGGACAGACACCCAAGACAGCCGCTGCGTATCTGCATGGTATCCGACAATTACTATCCCTATGTCGGCGGCATCCCGGACCATATCCATAACCTCTCCGTCGAGCTGCGCAAACGGGGACACACCGTAAAGGTACTGACTACCAACTTCGGCGGCAAGACGGTCGAAACTCTACCCTGCACACCGGACGAAGACCAGGTGTACCGCATCGGTACCGGACTTCTGGTCCGCTCCAACAAGTCGTTTGCCCGGGTGCCGATCGCCTGGCGGCCGGTGCACCGGGTAAAAAGATATTTTGCTGCCGAACGGTTCAACATCATCCACATTCACGGCTCGCTCGCACCAACTTTACCGCTTGTCGCCATCCGAGCATCCGAGTCAGTGAATGTCATCACTTTGCACTCCGACTATCAGCGCAGTATTCCCTACGTGCTTTTCTGGCCTGAGTTCCGTCCCTACTTCCACCACCTCCACGGTCTGGTTGCGGTCTCCGAACGGGCCCGCGACTCGACTGCCCGGTACTTTCCCGGCCCGTATCGGATAATCCCCAACGCGGTAGATGTCGAGACGTTCCGGCCCGACGTCACACCTATCCCCGAACTTGACAACGGCCGGCCCAAGGTACTGTTTCTTGGCCGGTTCGAGCCACGCAAGGGCCTCAAGTACCTCCTGATGGCAATGCCGGAAATCGTCCGCCAGGTTCCCGACGTCCAGCTTATCGTGGTTGGCGCCGGCCTGTTCGGGTATGCATACAAGGGGTACCTGGACAAGGAAGTCGAGGAGCACGTTCACTGGGCCGGTCTGGTTCCGAATGACGCCCGACCGCACTACTACGCAAGCTGCGACGTTTACTGCTCGCCGGCAATCGGTTTTGAGAGTTTCGGTATCGTGCTGCTCGAAGCAATGGCAAGTGCGAAGCCGGTCGTCGCCTCAGACATCGAGGGGTACCGCAAGGTGCTGGAGCATGGCCGCGAGGGCCTGCTTGTGCCGCCCCGTGACGTCGATGGTATTGCTGCCGCCATCGTACAACTGCTCAAAGACCCGACCTTACGCCAAAAGATGGGCGCTGCCGGCCGACAGAAGGCCTTGCGCTACTCCTGGTCCCGGGTCGCTGACCAGGTTGAGAGCCTGTACTACGAACTGCTCCAGGCCTATCCGGTTCCGCGTCTTGGCCGCCGCACGAGCTAAGTGGACGAAAAGAAGGCCATCGAAGGGGGTTCTGATTGTCGGCCTGAGGCACCAACCACGGTTGTCATGAACAACCGCAGCCAGTTGCTGCCGGTTTTGCGCATCCCGGAATTTGTCGTCTTCTCAGTCTCCCAGGCAGTCTCGCTCTTCGGCGACAAACTCGACTACATGGCGCTGCTTGCAATGATTGCCTACTTCGCCGAGGTGCTCAGATTGGATAGCGCCCGAGCGATATCTTTTCTCTCGGTCGTTGTTGCCCTGCCAGTGATACTTTTCGGCCCACTCGCCGGAATACTCGTTGACCGATGGGACCGGCGTAAGGTTATGGTCGTCTGCGATTCGGCCCGTACCGTGCTGGTTCTCCTGATACCGCTCGTCGCCATTGCCACAAAGAGTCTCTATCTCGTCTTTACAGTCGCCTTTGGCGTATTCCTGTTCGGTCTTTTCTTCAATACCTCGCGGCTTTCAATCATTCCCAACCTTGTCGGTCCGGAGAGGGTCCTGGGCGCAAATTCACTCATGAACCTCATCGGCCGGGTCGCCACGCTCCTCGGCATGTTCCTGGGCGGGCTCATCGTTGACTGGTCTGGCTGGCTTGGTCTTGGCATACGACCAACCTGGACTGCGGGCTTCTATCTCGATGCCCTTACCTATCTCGTATCGGTCATTGCGCTGCTTGTCATCTTCCGCCGCCTGGCCGGAGCTTGGCATCCGCCGGAAAAGCGGCTTACCGTTTCCGACGAGGCCCGGATGTTTCTCGATCAGCAGTCCAAGATGCTGCGCGAGGTAAAGGAACTCTGGCAGCTCGTAACGAGGGAACCATCGGTGTTCTTCGTCAATTGCACGGTCCTTGCGTACGTCATCATGGGTGCTGCGGTCCTTGTGCTCTACATCCCGATTATTCAGTCTGGTCGCGACGCGGGCGGGGTCGGACTCGGGACCAAAGGCGTGGGCTATGTCGCTGCGATCGGCTCAGTCGGCCTTGTCGTATCCTCAATGGCCTACGGCATTATCGGTCACCGCCTGCGCAAGCACAAGGTGATGCTCGGCTCATTTCTCGTGCTCGGACTCATCGCGATGGCACTGGCAATTTCCCGACAGTTTGTCTGGGTCGCGCCGCTCGCGCTCCTGGCTGGACTTGCGCTTTCGCCCATCAACATCGGCATGGACACCTTGCTCCACGAATCGGTCCCTGAATCGGCCCGTGGCCGGATCTTCTCCACCCGGGAGTGGTTGCTACATGTGTTTTTCGCCGGGTCGGCCTTCGTTATCGGCCAGCTCACGAACTTCTTCGCGGTCCGACATCTGCTCTTCACCATCGGCGCAACGGTCGGGCTTGCGTCCATTGCTGGTTTCTTCGCCACCCGTGGCCGCAGTATCGGATAGAAGTAATGAACCAATGACCAATCTTCCAATGCCCAAACGGCACGTCTGTTTCCGTTTGTCCAGAAAGGAGAATCCTGATGCCTGACATAAGAATCAAACGGCTGGCCCGACTCCTCGTCCGCTACAGTATCGGCGTCAAGAAAGGCGACTGGGTGCGGATTGAAGGTCCAGCCTTGGCTGAAGAACTAATCCGCTGTGCGATGGTCGAAGTGCTTCGTGCCGGCGGTCATCCGATGCTTCGCATCTCGCTGCCCGGCACCGCTTACACGTTCTACCACCATGCAAACGACGACCAGCTCCGTTTCATCGCACCGAGCGAGAAACTCGAGGTCGAACGAATCAACGGCCGGTTGTTCTTCTGGGGCGGCTGGAACACCAAGGAACTGACCGGTATCCCGCCCCGCAAACTGGCCCTTGCTGGCCGGGCGCGCAAACCGGTCTTTAACCGGATGCTTGAGCGTATCGCCAAAGGCTCGCTCCGCTGGTGCGGCACGATGTTCCCAACCAATTCCTCGGCCCAGGACGCTGAAATGTCGCTTGAGGAATACCAGGATTTTGTGTTTACAGCCGGCATGCTCGACAAGAAAGATCCGATTGCCGAGTGGAAAAAGGTATCCAGGCGTCAGGCCCGGCTCGTCCGGTACCTGAACCGGCTCTCAACCATCAGGATTGTTGCACCTGACACCGACCTGTCTTTCAACGTGCGCGGTCGCAAGTGGGTCAACTGCGACGGCCACGTGAACTTTCCGGACGGCGAAGTATTCACCGGCCCGGTCGAGAACTCAGCCGAGGGCAAGGTCCGCTACACATTTCCTGCCGTGTACCAGGGCCGCGAAGTCCAGAACGTCAGACTCGTGTTCCGCCGGGGACGGGTCGTCGAAGCGAAAGCAGACAAAGGTGAAGACTTCCTCAAAGCGATGCTTGGCACTGATGCGGGAGCCAGACGGGTCGGCGAACTCGCCTTCGGCACGAACTACTCAATCAAGCGCTTCACCCGAAACACCCTGTTCGACGAGAAAATCGGCGGCACGGTCCACATCGCACTCGGCGCGGGTCTGCCTGAAACCGGCTCAAAGAACCGGTCCGGCATCCACTGGGACATGGTCTGCGACACGCGCAAGGACTCGGTCATCTACGGCGACGGCAAACCCATCGCCCGAAACGGCCGATTCCTTATCTAATCACAGCGACTCCGGCCTGAGTCCTGATTCGGCAGACGGATCTCATCAGCTTGTCGCTGGAATGTCGCCAGCAGCAATCCAGATGACCAAACCCCATGCCTTTCTATACCTCCTCTTTACAAGAGGAGGCATAGGGTGAAGGTGGTGTCTCGGACAAGTCTCAGTAGATTCGCGTCAACTCTTGGGAAGTGCAAAGGCCGAATTGACAACGTGCCAGAGCGGGCTAACATAGCAGTCCGCACAACAAGTAGACAGCAGTGAGTTGGAATAGGAGCAGACAAGGTGAAGCAGGTTCAGATTCCAGAATTGACTACGGAGGTATGATGTCAGAAGTTCTTGAAATACGCTGGCACGGTCGCGGCGGCCAAGGTGCAAAGACTGCGGCGCTTCTGTTTGGCGAGGCCGCGCTCGATACCGGCAAATTCATTCAGGCCTTTCCAGAGTACGGGCCGGAGCGGATGGGCGCACCAGTGCAGGCGTTCAACCGGCTGTCGGATGAACCGATTCGTACCCACTCCGGCATCAAGGAGCCGAAGATAGTGGTAGTTCTAGATGCGTCGCTCATCGAAACGGCCCGGGTCACCGAGGGTCTGAAGGAAGATGGTATTCTACTGGTGAACACCACTGAGACGCCTGAAGAATTGCGGAAGAGGGTAAGACTGCCGGAAAACATCAAGGTCTATGCAGTGGACGCCTCGAAGATAGCGATGGAAACAGTGGGCAAGAATGTGCCCAATACGCCAATGCTGGGCGCACTGGTGAAAGTCACCGGGGTTCTGGAGTTTGAGCCGATGATGAAAGCAATCGAACACAAACTTTCCGAGAAGTTCCGAGGCGGCAAGGAAAAGTTCATCAAACCCAATTTAGAGTCGGTGCGCCGGGCGTACGAAGAGGTGAAAGAATGAGAGAACACGCTGGATTCCATCTACGGGATTACAGATTGCAGAACAACTGAAGGACGAGGATATGACAAAATTGAAGAGCTGGAAAGAACTACCGTGCGGCGCGATTATTGACGACCCGAAGGCGGTACTGGAAAACAAGACCGGTGCCTGGCGGTCTCAGCGGCCGGTGTGGAACAAGGACAGGTGTATCCATTGTCTGACCTGTTGGATTTACTGCCCGGACGCAGCCATTATTGTGAAGGACGGCAAGAATCAGGGAATCAACTACGACTACTGCAAGGGCTGCGGTATCTGCGCTTCGGTCTGTCCGAAGAAGGTGCAGGCGATAACGATGGAACAGGAGCGGAAATGATACTGGCGAAAACCGGAAACGAGGCTCTGGCCTACGCGATGAAGCAGATAAACCCGGATGTGGTAGCTGCTTACCCGATAACGCCTTCCACCGAGATTGTGCAGATATTCGCTGGGTATGTGAACGACGGTTTGGTGGATTCGGAGTTTGTGGCAGTCGAGTCGGAGCACTCAGCCATGGCTGCCTGCATCGGAGCCGCCGCCTGCGGCTGCCGGACAATGACCGCGACCGCGTCCCAGGGCCTTGCCTTGATGCACGAGATGCTGTTCATCGCGGGCGGTCTGCGTCTGCCCATCGTGATGCCCATCGCCTCCCGTTCGCTTTCCTCGCCCCTGAACATTCACGGCGACCACTCGGATTCACTGGCATCGCGCGACTCAGGTTGGATGCAGTTCTTCTGCGAAACGGTGCAGGAAGGGTACGACACACTAATCCAGGCGGTGAAGATTGCCGAGAAGGCCTCATTGCCCGCGATTGTCGCGGTGGACGGGTTTATCCTCTCGCACTGTCTGGAGCGCATCGAGTCGTTCGAGGACAAGAAGGTACGGGACTGGCTCGGGAAGTGGAAGCCGAACTGGGACCTTCTGGACATCAAGCACCCGATTCTAGTTGGCCCGGCCACGATGCAGGACTACTATTTCGAGTTCAAGCGAAGCCAGATCGAAGGAATGAACAGGGCGCTTCCGATTGTGGAAGAGGTGCAGGCCGACTTTGCGAAGCAGTTTGGCCGAGGGTACGGAGTCATCGAGGAGTACAAGACCGAAGATGCGGAAGCGGTCGTGCTTCTGATGGGCTCGGCCTGCGGCACGATGCGCGAGGCGGTTGATGCGCTGCGCAAGCAGGGCAAGAAGGTTGGAATGGTCAAACTGCGCGTGTACCGGCCGTTACCGCACCCGATTCTGAAGCAGGCGCTGGCCAGGTTCAAGACAGTGGCGATTATGGACCGGGCCGATGCGGTAAACTCCTATGGTGGCCCGCTCTTCACCGAAGTGACGTCCTTGCTCTATGACCTGCCGCAGCGACCCAAAGCGCTGGCCTATGTGTATGGCCTGGGCGGTAAAGAGTTCACGCCTGAGGATGGAATCGGTGTTCTCGAGCAGGCACTGGCCGGCAAGAAGGATGCGCTGGTGACTTATGTAGGAGTGAGGTAGGCAATGAGAATTGATTTCAGATACCAGATACCAGATGCCAGATTGCAGAACAGGGCGCACAAGGAGCAGACATGGCGCGGCTAAAGGACCTGTGTAAGAATCCGGAGTTGTTTTCAAGCGGACATCGGGCATGTGCCGGCTGCGGCGAAGCGCTGGCGGTGAGACAAGTGCTGCTTGCCACCCCGCCCAACAAGGTGGTAGGCATCATGCCGACCGGGTGTACCGAGATATTCTCGTCCATCTATCCGCATTCAGCTTGGCAGATTCCGATGATTCATACTGCGTTTGAGACTGCGGCCTCGACTGCGGCCGGAGTCGAGACTGCGTACCGGTTCAGAAAGAAGATGGGACTCATTCAGGACGACCTCAAGTTCATCGCCTTTGGCGGCGACGGTGGCACTTATGACATCGGGTTCCAAGCTATCTCCGGCGCCTTCGAGCGCCGGCACCGATTCCTTTATGTATGTACGGACAATGAGGGCTATATGAACACCGGTATTCAACGGTCATCGGCTACGCCTTACGGTGCGCACACGACCACCTCCCCCGCCGGCGAGGTCGTGCCGGGCAAGCAGATGCATCGCAAGGACATAATGGAAATCATTATTGCCCACAATCCGGCCTATGCGGCTCAGACCACGGTTGCCTTATGGAACGACCTTGTAACTAAGGTCCAGAAGGCCCTCGCCGCAGACGGGCCGTCGTTTCTGAACATACTGGTGCCGTGTCCTCTGGGCTGGGGCCATCCAGGCGACATGACCATCGAGCTTTCCCGGCTTGCGGCTGACACGTGCTTCTGGCCCATCTACGAATACGAGAACGGCAAGTACAAGATAACCTACGAGCCGAAAGAAAAGAAGCCGGTTGAGGAGTTCATGAAACCACAGGGTCGGTTCGCGCACCTGTTCAAGGACGAGCAGGGTAAGGCGATAATCGCCGAGAATAAGCGCTACATAGACGCGCAGTGGGCCCTGCTTCATAAGAAACAGGAAGCGCTCTGCGTGGCGTAGGACAGCGCAAACCCAATCTCAAACACAAGCAAGCGGGCCGGCATATGCCGGCCCGCTGCGCAGTCGAGACTCTCTAGTCCAGCTTGAGCAGACTGATGGTGACTTGACGTCCGCTAGCTTCCAGCCGACAGAAGTAGGCACCGGCTGGAACAATTGCTCCGGTTGCGTTTCTGCCGTCCCAAGTGATAGAGGTGGCAGCTAACGGTTCTTGACTTGCCGTGCGAATCGTGCGGACCAGATTGCCACAGGCATCGTAGATTCTCAATTCCGTTGGGCTGTTGGCCACAACCCGCAGGCTGACAGCCGTACGGAACGGATTCGTCTCAGCTTCAAGCGTAAGGTGCGAGGCGTGAGGCACGAGTCCGTGTTCCGCGATGCCGGCACCGGCCTTGACCGTCACGTACTTGAAAAGGTCGTTGTTCTCAAGGTGCACGTCTCCGTTCACGGTCAGCGTGCAGCAGGCGATGTGGGTACCTTCGTTCCGGGAACGCCAGGTTGGGAAAGTCAATGTAGTCTCGGCTCCGGCTGGCACGTTCTTCTGTCCACCGCGTGCGTAGTTATCGCCCGGTATTCGAAACACAGCTCGGACAACTTCTTCCTCAGTTCCGTAGTTGGTAA
The sequence above is a segment of the candidate division WOR-3 bacterium genome. Coding sequences within it:
- a CDS encoding glycosyltransferase family 4 protein, coding for MTAGPIEQRTQLEPVQADRHPRQPLRICMVSDNYYPYVGGIPDHIHNLSVELRKRGHTVKVLTTNFGGKTVETLPCTPDEDQVYRIGTGLLVRSNKSFARVPIAWRPVHRVKRYFAAERFNIIHIHGSLAPTLPLVAIRASESVNVITLHSDYQRSIPYVLFWPEFRPYFHHLHGLVAVSERARDSTARYFPGPYRIIPNAVDVETFRPDVTPIPELDNGRPKVLFLGRFEPRKGLKYLLMAMPEIVRQVPDVQLIVVGAGLFGYAYKGYLDKEVEEHVHWAGLVPNDARPHYYASCDVYCSPAIGFESFGIVLLEAMASAKPVVASDIEGYRKVLEHGREGLLVPPRDVDGIAAAIVQLLKDPTLRQKMGAAGRQKALRYSWSRVADQVESLYYELLQAYPVPRLGRRTS
- a CDS encoding pitrilysin family protein; translation: MLSNGLLLITEQLPHVHSVCLGLAFRIGSRDDPKDLVGLCHLNEHMVFKGTDRLSARDISYAAESLGAELNAFTDKETTCFYGRFPSDQQVPVTELLCDIVARPAFNQLELEKEKGVIAEEIRSADEDPDSKTFNLTFQAFYQNHPMGWPISGTLDSLARAEPEFLRRVYAERYHVGTGLAVAVGEVRTDELAQCIERTLGHWPRFAPPVRTRPVPAPAGEMVETRRDLSQVYICLAVPAFPFADLRRHALAIFNTAFGGGLSSRLFQRLRETEGLVYSVSSFAELFEDSGFIGVYFVAEASKLTRCLEVITDELERLRRHRFGSDEIERALIMTRSSILLALESPTSRMLRLARSQQLLGQVQPLDEALACLDRVKHAEINDLADQLFSAPGFCVGAVGPIEPVELRRLLPR
- the pnp gene encoding polyribonucleotide nucleotidyltransferase, whose product is MTRVEKQVCGRNLSLEFGRVARQSDGGVLARYGDSVILASAVYRKDPIESYQDFFPLTVDYRELAYAAGKIPGGFFKREGRPRDKETLTCRLIDRPIRPLFPDNFRNETQIVAFLLSTDLENESDLLGLIAASAALTVSEIPFLGPIGACRVGKFGNEFVLNPPMTREDEADMWMMYVGIGDLVMTIAGQAREASPEDIDRGWDLAAPVIRETIDLQLELQRQVGKPKLRTDQPLVAPELEAEVRKRAADGVRAANNIQDKLQRGNARTELVRKLVADLAETFPESEAAIKGVTDAMFGEDMRRRILDTGIRLDGRKEGEIRPIECAVSVLPRTHGSALFTRGQTQSLAATTLGTKQDEQVVDDVELEMEEKKRFMLHYNFPPFSVGEVKFLRGPGRRDIGHGDLAERALAAVIPPEENFPYTIRVVSDILESNGSSSMASVCAGSLSLMDAGVPVRAAVAGMAMGLIVDGDIARGAKYSLVTDIIGDEDHYGYMDFKVAGTRKGITAIQLDLKLPGVPYSVLAEGIRRATTARLKVLDIMDQTLAQPRPEISRLAPRIVFLKIDREKIGTVIGPGGKTIRKITDETGCTIDIEDDGTVTIASNKVEALERAQAWVESLVAEVEVGKLYLGTVTRIMNFGAFVEILPGKEGMVHISQLAPTRVRAVEDAVRVGDKVWVKVVEIDDLGRINLSRKKAMEERGEIPPSDDSGIAVRPERRNHSRDSDRDHSRRRSRERR
- the rpsO gene encoding 30S ribosomal protein S15 — its product is MPIAKEKKEQLIHLHQLHDTDTGSPEVQIAILSERINLLSEHLKVHKKDKHSRRGLIKMVNERRRHLNYLSEHHKSRYKKIVDELGLRG
- a CDS encoding pyridoxal phosphate-dependent aminotransferase encodes the protein MPGKVTISERGRLMPASPIRKLVPYADRARSRGVKVYHLNIGQPDVETPAEMLAAYRGLDLKVIGYGPSNGLTAYLDGLVHYYAGVGITVETKDILVTVGGSEAIAFVYGAITDPGDEVLVPEPFYTNYAGYACMSSIQLVPVTCRAEDGFHLPPGREIESRLTERTRAILVSNPGNPTGVVYTADEMAMLARLCLERNLYLVADEVYREFIYDPGVKHHSVMNLAGLEDRAIMVDSVSKRYSACGARVGCIVSRNHDLMQTVLKFGQARLCPPTVDQLAALAALSTPASYFAAVRDEYRRRRDLVCDALCAMPGVLCQRPAGAFYVVARLPVDDAEQFAIFMLDEFQENNETVMVAPANGFYATKGAGQNEVRIAYVLNCDDLARAMSLLAHGIEAYNRRK